The Acidicapsa ligni genome has a window encoding:
- a CDS encoding FMN-dependent NADH-azoreductase, with protein MPKLLHVDSSPLHGRSVSRELTAAFVTQWKSSHPHGLVIDRDLNTTSIPPITAEWVGAVYTPEEARTPEQKQLLSLSDSFLSELEEADEYVFGVPMHNFSVPSVLKLWIDQIARVGKTFSYTDGTPKGLIIGKKATFILATGGIYDAQTQMASFNFVEPYLRALFGFLGVTAATFLTAGGTMALNHGQDRDTFLAPHLQAVQTYAQTL; from the coding sequence ATGCCTAAGCTTTTGCACGTCGATTCCAGTCCACTCCATGGTCGTTCCGTCTCACGTGAATTGACCGCCGCGTTTGTCACCCAGTGGAAGTCTTCCCATCCGCATGGGCTGGTAATTGACCGCGACCTGAACACGACTTCAATTCCGCCCATCACTGCTGAGTGGGTGGGTGCTGTGTATACGCCCGAAGAGGCGCGTACTCCGGAGCAGAAACAGTTGCTTTCGCTGTCGGATTCCTTTTTGTCAGAACTAGAGGAGGCTGATGAATATGTCTTCGGTGTGCCCATGCATAACTTCAGCGTGCCCTCTGTGCTGAAGCTCTGGATTGACCAGATCGCTCGTGTCGGCAAGACCTTCTCCTACACGGATGGAACACCAAAGGGGCTGATCATCGGCAAAAAGGCGACGTTCATCCTTGCAACTGGCGGCATCTACGACGCCCAAACCCAGATGGCCTCGTTTAATTTCGTGGAGCCATATCTTCGAGCACTCTTCGGCTTCCTCGGCGTGACGGCAGCGACATTTCTCACAGCTGGCGGCACCATGGCGCTGAATCATGGTCAGGATCGGGATACATTTCTCGCGCCCCATCTTCAGGCCGTGCAAACGTACGCGCAGACCCTCTAA
- a CDS encoding TetR/AcrR family transcriptional regulator: protein MLIEGLARLLNIKDFDHISVQDIADEAALNRATFYLHYPDKNALLQAMTETRFRELVERRSLTFSDCEGGLRAIALGVCDYLAETTGCPSQLKKMPVEGSIIPVVEAIFMEGAKNHPDVPGFDKAMVATTTAWAIFGAARRWIETSDRIPAEEMAAKIEGMVKPILLNVSKAASKVGL, encoded by the coding sequence ATGCTTATTGAAGGTCTGGCTAGGTTGCTCAATATAAAAGACTTCGATCATATTTCTGTTCAGGACATCGCCGACGAGGCCGCTCTGAATCGCGCTACCTTTTATCTCCATTACCCAGATAAGAATGCCTTGTTGCAGGCCATGACTGAGACCCGGTTCCGGGAACTCGTTGAGCGTCGAAGTTTAACTTTCTCAGACTGTGAAGGTGGATTGCGGGCAATCGCATTAGGCGTCTGCGACTATCTTGCCGAGACCACCGGTTGCCCCAGTCAGTTGAAGAAAATGCCAGTCGAAGGATCAATCATCCCAGTCGTGGAAGCGATTTTCATGGAAGGCGCAAAAAACCACCCGGACGTGCCCGGTTTCGATAAAGCGATGGTGGCGACTACGACAGCCTGGGCAATCTTCGGTGCGGCCCGACGCTGGATTGAAACATCGGATCGTATTCCGGCCGAGGAGATGGCAGCGAAGATCGAGGGTATGGTCAAGCCGATCCTTCTGAACGTTTCTAAGGCGGCAAGTAAAGTCGGACTGTAG
- a CDS encoding MBL fold metallo-hydrolase — translation MENVKVRIMLIDGPTLFIEYAGLRLLTDPTFDPPQLYPLGGENLRKYNSPPVTPESLLPIDAVLLSHDHHMDNLDQAGRAFLPSAGRVITTASGAKRLGGETIGLHPWETTTIPLPNGGKLTITATPARHGPIGIEPIIGDVVGFVLSTEGHRDIYITGDTVWFEGLEPVAQRFNVGLAVLYAGAAQPRGPFNVTMNSNDALEAASRFKDAKITSVHNYGWSHFIQSPQELETAFKFVGNDRLITLKPAVPVDLTI, via the coding sequence ATGGAAAATGTAAAAGTTCGCATCATGCTGATAGACGGCCCTACCTTGTTCATTGAATATGCCGGCCTTCGTCTTCTTACCGATCCCACCTTTGACCCGCCCCAGCTTTATCCTTTGGGAGGAGAAAATCTCAGGAAGTATAATTCGCCACCGGTGACACCTGAGTCGCTGCTGCCCATTGACGCAGTTCTGCTGAGTCACGATCATCATATGGATAATCTGGACCAGGCTGGAAGAGCGTTTCTCCCGAGTGCGGGGCGCGTGATCACGACCGCCAGCGGAGCAAAGAGACTCGGAGGAGAGACGATCGGCCTTCACCCGTGGGAGACGACCACCATTCCGCTGCCGAATGGGGGTAAACTCACCATTACCGCGACGCCCGCGCGTCATGGTCCAATTGGGATTGAGCCAATCATCGGCGATGTGGTCGGATTCGTACTCTCGACTGAAGGCCACCGGGACATCTACATCACTGGTGACACGGTATGGTTTGAGGGTTTGGAGCCGGTAGCGCAGCGGTTCAATGTTGGTCTTGCTGTCCTCTATGCTGGTGCAGCTCAGCCGCGAGGCCCCTTCAACGTAACCATGAACTCCAACGACGCGCTTGAAGCAGCTAGTCGCTTCAAGGATGCCAAGATTACGTCTGTTCATAACTATGGCTGGAGTCATTTCATCCAGAGCCCGCAGGAATTGGAGACAGCCTTCAAATTTGTTGGGAATGATCGGCTCATCACACTAAAACCAGCTGTCCCAGTCGACTTGACTATTTGA
- a CDS encoding NAD(P)/FAD-dependent oxidoreductase has product MKQSCDVLIVGGGPAGLAAAIALRRRGADVLLADSQRPPIDKACGEGLMPDALFELAQLGVVPRPNDGAPFIGIRFADGHSTVSATFDRDSSNGTSKTGLGVRRLTLHNLLMEYARNVGVRMLWGAPVVLSVSAPPTVQSKPCAYRWIIGADGHASRVRSWAALDDRRLRHRRFGFRAHYRIRPWSEYVEVHWAAAGQAYITPLSQEEICVAVVTSSREVRLQDIIDSVPLLRAKLSGLQCITSERGAITTTTRLRRVTRGNIALLGDASGSVDAITGEGLAISFRQARLLADAIGSNNLDSYASKHVTTLRLPQAMASAMLLMDRRPGLRSHALRALSAYPKLFQKMLRVHLHDGSLRNRR; this is encoded by the coding sequence TTGAAACAGAGCTGTGATGTTCTAATTGTCGGCGGTGGTCCTGCCGGGCTAGCGGCGGCAATTGCGCTGCGACGCCGCGGAGCAGACGTATTACTGGCGGATTCGCAGCGACCTCCTATCGATAAGGCTTGTGGTGAAGGGTTGATGCCGGACGCGCTGTTCGAACTAGCTCAACTGGGCGTCGTGCCGCGCCCGAACGACGGTGCCCCGTTTATCGGGATTCGTTTTGCTGATGGGCATAGCACGGTATCGGCTACCTTTGATCGAGACAGTAGCAACGGAACCAGCAAAACGGGTCTCGGCGTCCGCAGATTAACGTTGCACAATCTGCTAATGGAATATGCAAGGAACGTTGGCGTTCGCATGTTGTGGGGTGCGCCTGTCGTCCTCAGTGTTTCGGCACCGCCAACCGTCCAGAGTAAGCCGTGCGCATATCGCTGGATAATCGGCGCTGATGGCCACGCTTCGCGTGTACGTTCGTGGGCAGCACTTGACGATCGCAGATTGCGTCATCGACGTTTCGGCTTCCGTGCCCACTACCGCATAAGACCTTGGAGCGAATACGTAGAAGTTCACTGGGCTGCTGCGGGACAGGCCTATATCACTCCGCTGAGTCAGGAAGAAATCTGCGTAGCAGTCGTCACGAGTTCTCGTGAAGTGAGGCTGCAGGACATTATCGATAGTGTGCCTCTGCTGCGTGCCAAGCTCTCGGGCCTCCAGTGCATTACAAGCGAACGCGGCGCGATCACTACCACCACACGCCTGCGTCGCGTCACGCGGGGCAACATTGCGCTTCTGGGCGACGCGTCGGGATCTGTCGATGCGATCACGGGCGAGGGCCTGGCGATTAGCTTTCGTCAGGCGAGGCTGCTGGCCGATGCTATCGGCTCGAATAACCTGGACAGCTATGCCTCGAAACACGTCACGACGTTGCGGCTCCCGCAAGCAATGGCATCCGCCATGTTGCTGATGGACCGACGACCAGGTTTACGTTCACATGCACTGCGCGCTTTATCGGCGTATCCAAAGTTGTTTCAAAAGATGCTACGGGTGCATCTGCATGACGGGTCACTGCGAAATCGAAGGTGA
- a CDS encoding SDR family NAD(P)-dependent oxidoreductase: MTNTFGATSTADEVLSGINLNGKRILVTGVSAGIGVETARSLVSHGAHVVGAVRDLAKAQRATTEITKDAQAQGGNFELVEADLAKLSSARACANALLDSGEQFDVVIANAGVMATPLEYTVDGFERQFGTNHLGHFVLINRIAALIRDGGRLVNLSSGAHRYTNVDLDDPNFARTEYQPFVGYGRSKTANILFGVEFDKRHRARGTRATAVHPGLIKTELGRHMEPGSMEKMIDQMNQQLAAEGKEPFVLKTIQQGAATSVWCAVVASGDEVGAGYCENCRTSPVISDNRPLGPLDDGVRAYALDAATAEALWKKSEEMVGEEF, translated from the coding sequence ATGACGAACACGTTTGGTGCTACGTCGACGGCAGACGAGGTATTGTCCGGAATCAATTTGAATGGCAAGAGGATCCTCGTCACCGGAGTATCGGCCGGCATTGGAGTCGAGACTGCCCGATCGCTGGTTTCGCATGGCGCGCATGTTGTGGGCGCCGTGCGGGATTTGGCGAAGGCCCAACGGGCGACGACCGAAATCACAAAAGATGCGCAGGCACAAGGTGGCAACTTCGAGTTGGTTGAAGCCGACCTTGCAAAGCTCAGCAGTGCGAGAGCTTGCGCCAACGCATTGTTGGACAGTGGCGAACAATTCGATGTAGTAATCGCGAATGCAGGTGTCATGGCGACTCCACTTGAATACACGGTGGATGGGTTCGAGCGGCAATTCGGGACGAATCACCTTGGACACTTTGTCCTGATCAACCGGATCGCAGCACTCATTCGTGACGGAGGGCGCCTCGTTAACCTATCCTCCGGAGCTCATCGATACACAAATGTCGACCTCGACGACCCGAACTTCGCAAGAACTGAATACCAGCCCTTTGTGGGCTATGGACGATCGAAGACGGCCAACATTCTTTTTGGCGTCGAGTTCGATAAGCGTCACAGGGCCCGTGGTACGCGCGCCACGGCGGTCCATCCAGGACTCATCAAAACTGAGTTAGGGCGCCACATGGAGCCAGGTTCAATGGAGAAAATGATCGACCAAATGAACCAGCAGCTAGCCGCTGAAGGCAAAGAACCGTTCGTATTGAAAACAATTCAGCAAGGTGCGGCGACGTCAGTCTGGTGTGCTGTCGTGGCGTCGGGCGATGAAGTTGGGGCGGGCTACTGCGAGAATTGTCGCACCAGTCCAGTCATATCGGATAATCGCCCGCTCGGACCGCTAGATGACGGCGTTCGGGCGTACGCTCTCGACGCCGCCACTGCCGAGGCACTTTGGAAAAAGAGCGAGGAGATGGTCGGGGAGGAATTTTAG
- a CDS encoding MarR family winged helix-turn-helix transcriptional regulator — protein MGVVGSPIHRYRWCVDKFNLTARELNLWRAVKILSDVVFSRIESGVLRACGLSGSEFSVLSRLHDLGDGKLGQQDLLQSLKWNKSRLSHQLTRMEAKGFVRREPAGRTAEVVMLAAGKRVLKAAQPAHAQAIRQYLSKKLTREEADTLLAIFEKLSE, from the coding sequence GTGGGTGTTGTAGGTTCCCCCATCCATCGTTATCGTTGGTGCGTGGACAAGTTCAATCTGACAGCTCGTGAGCTCAACCTTTGGCGTGCCGTGAAGATACTCAGCGATGTCGTGTTCAGCCGCATTGAGAGCGGCGTCCTGAGGGCTTGCGGGCTTTCGGGCTCGGAGTTTAGCGTGTTAAGTCGCCTTCACGATTTAGGCGATGGGAAATTGGGCCAGCAGGACCTTTTACAGTCGTTGAAGTGGAACAAGAGCAGGCTTTCGCATCAGCTTACCCGCATGGAAGCAAAGGGATTTGTTCGTCGCGAGCCCGCCGGTCGCACCGCGGAGGTAGTGATGCTTGCTGCTGGGAAGAGGGTGCTCAAAGCGGCGCAGCCTGCGCACGCTCAAGCCATACGGCAGTACCTCAGCAAGAAGCTCACCCGAGAAGAAGCTGACACGCTACTCGCCATCTTTGAAAAGCTTTCAGAGTAG